One region of Candidatus Saccharibacteria bacterium genomic DNA includes:
- the holA gene encoding DNA polymerase III subunit delta: protein MITTLTGENEVERAAELRRRVADFEKEYGDMAVERVDGEEASYDRMCEAVQSLPFLVSRKLVVLRAPSANSEFTDKFEDFLNAAADTNDVIIIEPKLDKRFGYYKRLKKLTEFREFPVLDANGLVRFAVRYTKEQGGTLTTNDANLLVERVGISQISLQNEIDKLLTYSTNVTKESIELLTEKTPQSSIFDLVDAAFRGDKKRTMAMYAEQRALKVDPKQIVGMLAWQLHVLALVKTAKNRSADDIAREAKLNPYVVRKTQHLSQNLSLVRLKQLVTMLREFDIRMKTEGVMPDDLMRYYLIQLAEV, encoded by the coding sequence ATGATTACGACGCTGACTGGGGAGAATGAGGTTGAACGGGCTGCGGAGCTACGGCGGCGTGTTGCTGACTTTGAGAAAGAATATGGTGATATGGCTGTGGAACGGGTGGACGGGGAAGAGGCAAGTTATGATCGGATGTGCGAAGCGGTACAGAGCTTGCCGTTTTTGGTAAGCCGGAAGTTAGTAGTGCTGCGGGCGCCGAGTGCGAATAGCGAGTTTACTGATAAGTTTGAGGACTTTCTTAATGCCGCTGCCGACACAAACGACGTTATTATCATCGAACCGAAGCTAGACAAGCGGTTCGGCTATTATAAGCGACTGAAAAAACTGACAGAATTTAGGGAATTTCCCGTACTCGATGCAAATGGCCTTGTACGTTTTGCGGTTCGGTATACGAAAGAGCAAGGGGGCACGCTGACAACAAATGATGCAAACTTGCTCGTTGAGCGTGTTGGTATCAGCCAAATTTCGCTGCAAAACGAAATTGACAAGTTGCTTACCTATAGCACAAATGTAACGAAGGAAAGCATTGAGCTTCTGACCGAAAAAACACCGCAAAGCAGCATTTTTGACCTTGTGGACGCGGCTTTTCGGGGTGACAAAAAGCGAACAATGGCCATGTATGCCGAGCAGCGTGCGCTCAAGGTTGATCCGAAGCAAATTGTTGGAATGCTGGCGTGGCAATTGCATGTGCTGGCGCTGGTAAAAACGGCCAAGAATCGCAGCGCCGACGACATTGCGCGTGAGGCAAAGCTGAATCCGTATGTTGTACGTAAAACGCAGCATTTATCACAGAATTTAAGTCTCGTACGGCTTAAGCAGCTTGTCACGATGTTGCGTGAATTTGACATCCGTATGAAAACTGAGGGTGTTATGCCAGATGATCTGATGCGCTACTACCTTATACAATTAGCAGAAGTATAA
- the rpsT gene encoding 30S ribosomal protein S20, which produces MPIIKSAKKRVKVATKATIRNSKTKRSLKTAIKAFGKALTATDKKKAVKALDKVQSELDKAAKKGIMHKNKAARKKSQAARNARAAGVPSGVKNDKVKATPVKKAPAKKTPVKKAPAKKAAPAKKPAAKKAPAKKK; this is translated from the coding sequence ATGCCTATCATCAAATCAGCTAAAAAACGTGTGAAAGTCGCAACAAAAGCTACCATTCGTAATAGCAAAACCAAGCGCAGCCTAAAAACCGCTATTAAAGCCTTCGGCAAAGCGCTGACAGCCACCGACAAGAAAAAAGCCGTCAAGGCACTCGACAAAGTACAGAGCGAACTCGACAAGGCTGCTAAAAAAGGCATTATGCACAAAAACAAGGCCGCCCGTAAAAAGTCCCAAGCCGCCCGTAACGCACGTGCCGCCGGAGTTCCCAGCGGCGTCAAGAACGACAAGGTTAAAGCTACTCCTGTGAAAAAAGCTCCAGCCAAGAAAACTCCCGTCAAGAAAGCTCCCGCAAAAAAAGCTGCTCCTGCCAAAAAACCAGCCGCCAAAAAGGCTCCAGCCAAGAAAAAATAG
- the truB gene encoding tRNA pseudouridine(55) synthase TruB, with product MQGVLLIDKPKGWTSFDVVNYVRKQVAALEGKKPKNCKVGHAGTLDPLATGLLVLMIGKEYTRRSAELSKHDKTYVVTMKLGETSTTGDDEGEKNPVSTRIPSKSEVEKALQSFEGESMQIPPAYSAIKIHGQRAYKLARTGKPVELEPRRVTIYKTQLTEYSYPFVHFMCDVSSGTYVRSLVEDIGAQLGTGAYMSDLQRTRVGEYKLDMATGVDDDNFVSHVFEIVT from the coding sequence ATGCAGGGCGTATTACTAATTGATAAGCCGAAAGGCTGGACATCGTTTGACGTTGTCAACTATGTGCGTAAACAAGTAGCAGCGCTGGAAGGAAAAAAACCGAAAAACTGTAAGGTAGGCCATGCGGGTACGCTCGACCCACTGGCAACAGGTCTACTAGTGCTTATGATTGGCAAAGAATATACACGGCGGTCGGCAGAACTCAGTAAACATGACAAAACATATGTTGTTACCATGAAGCTCGGTGAAACGTCAACGACGGGTGACGACGAGGGGGAGAAGAACCCTGTTAGTACCCGCATCCCAAGTAAAAGTGAGGTGGAAAAAGCTTTGCAATCGTTTGAGGGCGAGAGCATGCAAATACCTCCAGCGTATTCGGCAATAAAGATTCACGGCCAACGAGCCTACAAGCTCGCTCGTACAGGCAAGCCAGTTGAGTTGGAGCCGAGGCGTGTTACTATTTACAAAACTCAGTTAACAGAATATTCATACCCATTTGTTCACTTTATGTGCGATGTTAGCAGCGGCACATATGTTCGGTCGCTGGTTGAGGATATTGGCGCTCAGTTAGGAACCGGAGCGTATATGTCTGATCTACAGCGTACCCGTGTCGGAGAGTATAAACTCGATATGGCGACAGGTGTAGATGATGATAACTTCGTTTCGCATGTGTTTGAAATAGTAACATAA
- a CDS encoding right-handed parallel beta-helix repeat-containing protein produces the protein MSSFTRRIQRVPAVSPPALGGWPDATNTGPEAAGYTNLTAWTDGYLIGPTYSNTVISGKIFDGIGPQVTGNNVTFRGCIIRETYPNGFLLRLDGTNTTFEDCRFTPAVGVMPPVSLAASYQQGIKMINGVGLTVRRCEFWGFGNAIEFEPSSATQANPILVEDCWMHDAADQSGDTYHHDGILSSYASSWVSVDHCRIVSGGNTNAIAFQSTGGQWSKIVVNNCLLGGFGYTVNIGDSFGGNNITLTNNVFDTSIVCDWGPFKNDWSGFTGTNVWQGNTWDTGGYWWPTDGASTGGHGSDWAG, from the coding sequence ATGAGTAGTTTTACCAGACGAATACAACGAGTTCCTGCGGTTTCTCCGCCGGCACTGGGTGGCTGGCCAGATGCGACGAACACTGGACCGGAAGCTGCTGGCTACACCAACTTAACCGCCTGGACAGACGGCTACCTGATCGGACCGACCTATTCAAACACGGTGATCAGTGGCAAGATTTTCGACGGCATTGGGCCTCAGGTGACCGGAAACAACGTAACATTTCGTGGTTGTATCATTCGAGAAACGTATCCCAATGGTTTTTTGTTGCGACTGGACGGCACGAACACGACATTCGAAGATTGCCGGTTTACGCCCGCAGTTGGTGTGATGCCCCCGGTGAGTTTGGCGGCCTCATATCAGCAGGGAATCAAAATGATCAATGGTGTCGGCCTTACGGTCCGGCGATGTGAGTTTTGGGGCTTTGGAAATGCTATCGAATTTGAACCATCGAGCGCAACCCAGGCTAACCCGATTCTTGTAGAGGACTGTTGGATGCACGACGCGGCCGACCAGAGTGGTGATACTTATCATCACGACGGTATATTGTCGTCTTATGCATCGTCATGGGTGAGTGTTGATCACTGTCGGATAGTCTCCGGCGGCAACACTAACGCCATCGCTTTCCAGTCAACTGGAGGCCAATGGTCGAAAATTGTAGTGAACAACTGTTTGCTCGGCGGGTTTGGATATACAGTCAATATTGGCGATAGTTTTGGTGGTAATAACATTACCCTTACGAACAATGTGTTTGACACATCTATAGTATGTGACTGGGGTCCATTTAAAAATGATTGGTCAGGGTTTACTGGCACAAATGTATGGCAGGGGAACACTTGGGACACGGGGGGTTACTGGTGGCCAACAGATGGCGCTTCGACTGGCGGGCATGGTTCTGACTGGGCAGGATAA